One Ureaplasma urealyticum serovar 8 str. ATCC 27618 genomic window carries:
- the ybeY gene encoding rRNA maturation RNase YbeY: protein MRFLITNEVKSVFNDEIYLQRFEQIANLISIKLNIDKERFFECHFVDEKTIQEINRDYRNKDYITDVISFAFDDGEIITPLLGEMYICYQKVVNQAKEFGHSFERELCFLFTHGLLHLLGYDHIEVEEEKIMFGLQDEILNELNITRNVNGNKNG from the coding sequence ATGCGTTTTTTAATAACTAATGAAGTTAAAAGTGTTTTTAATGATGAAATATATTTACAACGATTTGAACAAATAGCTAATTTAATTTCAATAAAATTAAATATTGATAAAGAACGTTTTTTTGAATGTCACTTTGTTGATGAAAAAACAATACAAGAGATTAATAGAGATTATCGAAACAAAGATTATATTACAGACGTTATTAGTTTTGCATTTGATGATGGAGAAATTATTACGCCTTTATTGGGAGAAATGTATATTTGTTATCAAAAAGTTGTTAACCAAGCAAAGGAATTTGGTCATTCGTTTGAGCGTGAATTATGTTTTTTATTTACGCATGGTCTTCTTCACTTATTAGGATATGATCATATAGAGGTTGAAGAGGAAAAGATCATGTTTGGTTTACAAGATGAAATTTTAAATGAATTAAATATTACAAGAAATGTAAATGGAAATAAAAATGGTTAA
- the era gene encoding GTPase Era translates to MVKKYGIVAIVGKPNVGKSTLINAIMRKKVSIISNKPQTTRNAIKEIYEDDDSAIIFTDTPGFHEPSNKLDLFLNHEIEVSYKEANVILFVSSMDKELSEDDFEIINLIKESNKENVILVISKAEVAKNQDKIDERVHQLNKYIQFKDVIQISALHVINIDKLINTIKQYLHKDVVTDYFRQKVEKEDKFIIAETIREQCLLNLNHEVPHGVGVEIDESKYNQEANHWIIKASIIIEKNSHKPIVIGQNGAMIKKISMAARKQLHEIYDCHISLTIFVKVENNWRENNNVVKSLGYKIKK, encoded by the coding sequence ATGGTTAAAAAATATGGAATTGTAGCTATTGTTGGCAAACCTAATGTTGGTAAATCAACATTAATAAATGCAATTATGCGTAAAAAAGTTTCAATTATTTCTAATAAACCACAAACAACGCGTAATGCTATTAAAGAAATTTATGAAGATGATGATTCGGCAATTATTTTTACTGATACACCTGGATTTCATGAACCATCAAACAAACTTGATCTATTTTTAAATCACGAAATTGAAGTTTCGTATAAAGAAGCAAATGTGATTTTGTTTGTATCAAGTATGGACAAAGAATTAAGTGAAGATGATTTTGAAATTATAAATTTAATTAAAGAATCAAATAAGGAAAATGTTATTTTAGTTATTTCTAAAGCTGAAGTTGCTAAAAATCAAGATAAAATTGATGAAAGAGTTCATCAATTAAACAAGTATATACAATTTAAAGATGTTATTCAAATAAGTGCGTTGCATGTCATTAATATTGATAAATTGATTAATACAATTAAACAATATCTTCACAAAGATGTTGTTACAGATTATTTTCGTCAAAAAGTTGAAAAAGAAGATAAGTTTATTATTGCAGAAACAATTCGTGAACAATGTTTATTGAATTTAAATCATGAAGTTCCCCATGGTGTTGGTGTAGAAATTGATGAAAGTAAATATAATCAAGAAGCGAATCATTGAATTATTAAAGCATCAATAATAATCGAAAAAAACTCTCATAAACCAATTGTTATTGGTCAAAATGGTGCAATGATTAAAAAAATTAGTATGGCAGCAAGAAAACAACTGCACGAAATTTATGATTGTCATATTTCATTAACAATTTTTGTTAAAGTCGAAAATAATTGACGCGAAAATAATAATGTTGTTAAATCATTAGGATATAAAATTAAAAAATAA
- the recO gene encoding DNA repair protein RecO, producing MAEIITKGYLVARRDYDVFDEILTFINEHGNRFVMFAPGTKRITSKNARALFFGNYLEIQFFHATNETKLSKLKKVIPLDQIDYKYENTYSMLILSELMSKVIDFNVEFYQFYQLILQYIILKYNDYYISCFLLVKFLIMNGINFNFRSCAYCNSSKNIKTFSLVDRGLVCVNCESKIINKIDYDPKALQLWQKLYFASQVQKEQIEDNELTFKGLLKILNSIMYDQLGIYLTIIKNI from the coding sequence ATGGCAGAAATTATAACCAAAGGATATTTAGTTGCTCGTCGTGATTATGATGTTTTTGATGAAATACTAACATTTATTAACGAACATGGTAATCGCTTTGTAATGTTTGCACCAGGAACAAAAAGAATCACTTCTAAAAATGCAAGAGCTTTATTTTTTGGTAATTATTTAGAAATTCAGTTTTTTCATGCAACAAATGAAACAAAGCTTTCTAAACTTAAAAAAGTTATTCCATTAGACCAAATTGATTATAAATATGAAAATACATACTCAATGTTAATATTAAGCGAACTAATGAGTAAAGTAATTGATTTTAATGTTGAATTCTATCAATTTTATCAACTTATTTTGCAATATATTATTTTAAAATATAATGATTATTACATAAGCTGTTTTTTATTGGTAAAATTTTTAATAATGAATGGTATTAATTTTAACTTCCGTTCATGTGCTTATTGTAATAGCTCAAAAAATATTAAAACATTTTCTTTAGTTGATCGTGGTCTTGTTTGTGTGAATTGCGAATCTAAAATTATTAATAAAATAGATTATGATCCAAAGGCTTTACAATTATGACAAAAACTTTATTTTGCATCACAAGTGCAAAAAGAACAAATAGAGGATAATGAATTAACGTTTAAAGGTTTATTAAAAATATTAAATTCCATTATGTATGATCAATTAGGAATTTATTTAACAATAATAAAAAACATTTAA
- a CDS encoding glycine--tRNA ligase — translation MKNKFKTQEELVNHLKTVGFVFANSEIYNGLANAWDYGPLGVLLKNNLKNLWWKEFVTKQKDVVGLDSAIILNPLVWKASGHLDNFSDPLIDCKNCKARYRADKLIESFDENIHIAENSSNEEFAKVLNDYEISCPTCKQFNWTEIRHFNLMFKTYQGVIEDAKNVVYLRPETAQGIFVNFKNVQRSMRLHLPFGIAQIGKSFRNEITPGNFIFRTREFEQMEIEFFLKEESAYDIFDKYLNQIENWLVSACGLSLNNLRKHEHPKEELSHYSKKTIDFEYNFLHGFSELYGIAYRTNYDLSVHMNLSKKDLTYFDEQTKEKYVPHVIEPSVGVERLLYAILTEATFIEKLENDDERILMDLKYDLAPYKIAVMPLVNKLKDKAEEIYGKILDLNISATFDNSGSIGKRYRRQDAIGTIYCLTIDFDSLDDQQDPSFTIRERNSMAQKRIKLSELPLYLNQKAHEDFQRQCQK, via the coding sequence ATGAAAAACAAGTTTAAAACACAAGAAGAGTTAGTTAATCACTTAAAAACAGTTGGTTTTGTTTTTGCAAATTCAGAAATTTACAATGGTTTGGCTAATGCATGAGATTATGGACCATTGGGTGTATTATTAAAAAATAATTTAAAGAATTTATGATGAAAAGAATTTGTTACTAAACAAAAAGATGTTGTTGGCTTAGATAGTGCAATAATTTTAAATCCATTAGTTTGAAAAGCGAGTGGTCATTTAGATAATTTTTCAGACCCACTAATCGATTGTAAAAATTGTAAAGCAAGATATCGTGCAGATAAATTAATTGAATCATTTGATGAAAACATTCATATTGCTGAAAATTCTAGCAATGAAGAATTTGCAAAAGTTTTGAATGATTATGAGATTTCTTGCCCTACATGCAAGCAATTTAATTGAACAGAAATTCGTCATTTTAATCTTATGTTCAAAACTTATCAAGGTGTTATTGAAGATGCTAAGAATGTGGTTTATTTAAGACCTGAAACTGCACAAGGAATTTTTGTTAATTTTAAAAACGTTCAACGTTCAATGCGTCTACATTTACCTTTTGGTATTGCTCAAATTGGAAAATCATTTAGAAATGAAATAACACCAGGTAATTTTATTTTTAGAACACGTGAATTTGAACAAATGGAAATTGAATTTTTCTTAAAAGAAGAAAGTGCTTATGATATTTTTGATAAATATTTAAACCAAATTGAAAATTGATTAGTTAGTGCATGTGGTTTAAGTTTAAATAATTTAAGAAAACACGAACATCCTAAAGAAGAATTATCACACTACTCTAAGAAAACAATTGATTTTGAATATAATTTTTTACATGGTTTTTCTGAATTGTATGGTATTGCATATCGAACTAATTACGATTTATCAGTACATATGAATTTATCAAAAAAAGATTTAACATATTTTGATGAACAAACTAAAGAAAAATATGTTCCTCATGTTATTGAACCATCTGTTGGTGTTGAAAGATTATTATACGCTATTTTAACTGAAGCAACTTTTATTGAAAAATTAGAAAATGATGATGAACGAATTCTAATGGATCTAAAATATGACTTAGCTCCTTATAAAATTGCTGTAATGCCATTAGTAAATAAATTAAAAGATAAAGCTGAAGAAATTTATGGCAAAATTTTAGATTTAAATATCTCGGCTACTTTTGATAATAGTGGAAGTATTGGAAAACGTTATCGTCGTCAAGATGCAATAGGAACAATATATTGTTTAACAATTGATTTTGATTCACTTGATGATCAACAAGATCCATCCTTTACAATTCGTGAACGTAATTCAATGGCTCAAAAAAGAATTAAATTATCAGAATTACCTCTATATTTAAATCAAAAAGCACATGAAGATTTTCAACGTCAATGTCAAAAATAA
- the dnaG gene encoding DNA primase, translating to MSKITNNVFQAIRDAVNISNVIQNYIKVIKKGNNYWAICPFHNDTNESLSISDKKQIFKCFSCNHAGDVIKFVADYKKIPYVLAAQEIIRTMNLDLKLLNHLQKISPEETKKNKLFDLNKQIQKWFINFLNNKNNKHVLDYLVKRNLNQSDLEYFKIGYAPGNDQLLNLIKSNYDNLVQENDEFELNKLINNSFLVIDKKGDYHDFFNDRIIFSIYDHLNNIVGFSGRIINNEKTPKYLNTKTTLVFKKDEILYNFNNVITLDDNHQLFIVEGFMDAITTHKSNKPNVVATMGVELSNKHLETIANYGIKDLILCFDNDHAGFLATKKQVLKLANLAFNIFVVDHKNNDCKDIDEYANKYGYDATNKLLEQQLHISEFLLLDITNTNKSTPSLKHSYKQDCFEIIQKYGDIFYIDKYVDFINQTLQMDEVLLKKIIEELLIKKQSKPIQNKENEYSYVYQDKKYHKTKKQITQQSFNNKKLPLTKINKHFNHLVIILLMNRKFLNRFDSQIRNKFSRNQNLIVNIIEDFYLYNFEVNAILKDSEIFIEFINKNYAKYDEIINQFTKIIQVVKYNPKLDNLIAFELAKNSFLYEWYKNEIKHLKLTNLNLDINDNQEQIANNEKLIKQYNDEKVLLDNLINASLFHKNQ from the coding sequence ATGTCAAAAATAACTAATAATGTTTTTCAAGCAATTCGTGATGCAGTAAATATTTCAAATGTTATTCAAAATTACATTAAAGTAATTAAAAAAGGTAATAATTATTGAGCTATTTGTCCTTTTCATAATGATACAAATGAATCTTTATCAATTAGTGATAAAAAGCAAATATTTAAATGTTTTTCATGTAATCATGCTGGTGATGTGATTAAATTTGTTGCTGATTATAAAAAAATTCCTTATGTTCTAGCAGCTCAAGAGATAATACGAACAATGAATTTAGATTTAAAATTACTAAATCATTTACAAAAAATCTCACCAGAGGAAACTAAAAAAAATAAACTTTTTGATTTAAATAAACAAATTCAAAAATGGTTTATTAATTTTTTAAACAATAAAAATAATAAGCATGTGCTTGATTATTTAGTAAAACGCAATTTAAATCAAAGTGATTTAGAATATTTTAAAATTGGTTATGCTCCAGGTAATGATCAATTGTTGAATTTAATAAAATCAAATTACGATAATCTTGTACAAGAAAATGATGAGTTTGAACTTAATAAATTAATAAATAATTCTTTTTTAGTAATTGATAAAAAAGGTGATTATCACGATTTTTTTAATGATCGTATAATTTTTAGTATTTATGATCATTTAAATAATATTGTTGGTTTTAGTGGACGAATAATTAATAATGAAAAAACACCAAAATACTTAAATACAAAAACAACTTTAGTTTTTAAAAAAGATGAAATTCTTTATAACTTTAATAATGTTATAACACTTGATGATAACCATCAATTATTCATTGTTGAAGGATTCATGGATGCTATTACAACACATAAATCAAACAAACCAAATGTAGTAGCCACAATGGGAGTTGAATTAAGTAATAAACATTTAGAAACGATTGCAAATTATGGAATTAAAGATTTAATTTTATGTTTTGATAATGATCATGCTGGTTTTTTAGCTACTAAAAAACAAGTTCTAAAATTAGCAAATTTAGCTTTTAATATTTTTGTTGTTGATCATAAAAACAATGATTGTAAAGATATTGATGAATATGCAAATAAATATGGTTATGATGCAACAAATAAATTATTAGAACAACAACTTCACATTAGTGAATTTTTATTGTTAGATATCACTAATACAAATAAATCAACACCTTCGCTAAAACATAGTTACAAACAAGATTGCTTTGAAATAATTCAAAAATATGGCGATATTTTCTATATAGATAAATATGTTGATTTTATTAATCAAACATTGCAAATGGATGAAGTTTTATTAAAAAAGATTATTGAAGAATTATTAATAAAAAAACAATCTAAGCCTATTCAAAATAAAGAGAATGAATACTCATATGTATATCAAGACAAAAAATATCACAAAACTAAAAAACAAATAACTCAACAATCATTTAATAATAAAAAACTTCCACTAACAAAAATCAATAAACATTTTAATCATTTAGTAATTATCTTATTAATGAATCGTAAGTTTTTAAATCGTTTTGATTCACAAATTCGTAATAAATTTAGTAGAAATCAAAACTTAATTGTAAATATTATTGAAGATTTTTATTTGTATAATTTTGAAGTTAATGCAATCTTAAAAGATAGTGAGATTTTCATTGAATTTATTAATAAAAATTATGCAAAATATGATGAAATTATTAATCAATTTACAAAAATAATTCAAGTTGTTAAATACAATCCTAAATTAGACAATCTTATTGCATTTGAACTAGCTAAAAATAGTTTTTTATATGAATGATATAAAAATGAAATTAAACACTTAAAATTAACTAATTTAAACTTAGATATAAATGATAATCAAGAGCAAATTGCAAATAATGAAAAATTAATAAAACAATATAATGATGAAAAAGTTTTATTAGATAATTTAATTAATGCTTCTTTATTCCATAAAAACCAATAA
- the rpsD gene encoding 30S ribosomal protein S4: MSRYTGSIYKKSRRLGFSLLENNKEFNSGKKRTYGPGQHGNKKVKLSNYGQQLVEKQKLMFLYGLNDRQFRRLYRVALGRPGVLTLNLLQVLESRLDSLVYRAGFAPTRRAARQLVNHSHVLVNGKKVNIPSALVEVGSTIALKEKSLEMPLIKNTLNKPADFIELVDKDKKVAKLSRLPERSELPADVNEAYVVEWYNRLM; this comes from the coding sequence ATGAGTCGTTATACAGGTAGTATTTATAAAAAATCTCGTCGTTTAGGTTTTTCTTTGCTAGAAAATAATAAAGAATTTAATTCTGGTAAGAAAAGAACATATGGTCCAGGTCAACATGGTAATAAAAAAGTTAAATTATCAAACTATGGACAACAATTAGTTGAAAAACAAAAATTAATGTTTTTATATGGATTAAATGATCGTCAATTTAGACGTTTATATAGAGTTGCATTAGGACGTCCTGGTGTACTTACTTTAAACTTATTACAAGTTTTAGAATCACGTTTAGATTCATTAGTTTATCGTGCAGGATTTGCTCCAACACGTCGTGCAGCACGTCAATTAGTAAATCACTCACATGTTTTAGTAAATGGCAAAAAAGTTAATATTCCTTCAGCTTTAGTTGAAGTAGGTAGCACAATAGCACTTAAAGAAAAATCACTTGAAATGCCTTTAATTAAAAATACATTAAATAAACCAGCTGATTTTATTGAATTAGTTGATAAAGATAAAAAAGTTGCTAAACTATCACGTTTACCAGAACGTAGTGAATTACCAGCTGATGTAAATGAAGCTTACGTTGTTGAATGATACAACCGTTTAATGTAA
- a CDS encoding TIGR00282 family metallophosphoesterase, with translation MKILAIGDIFSKQGRKAVANELPKLKQEHQIDFVIANAENTTHGRGLCWKHYEELVGYGIDCITMGNHTWDHPDIFEILTTKTNIIRPYNIINTHQYHLVGSGSRVFYCNKKMIRVTNLLGNSIDMKGLQTNPFESLDKIIACNEAPIHIVDFHAETTSEKNALFLDFKGKLSLVYGTHTHIPTNDARIVDRTAFQTDLGMCGAANSVIGANPSSIIQRFRDPNKRFILEPSDEKYVFCASLVEIDDETNQPIKITPIVIYEK, from the coding sequence ATGAAAATTTTAGCTATTGGAGATATTTTTTCAAAACAAGGAAGAAAAGCAGTGGCCAATGAATTGCCTAAGCTAAAACAAGAGCATCAAATTGATTTTGTAATTGCTAATGCTGAAAATACAACACATGGTCGTGGTTTGTGTTGAAAACATTATGAAGAATTAGTAGGTTATGGAATTGATTGTATTACTATGGGTAATCATACTTGAGACCATCCTGATATTTTTGAAATACTAACAACAAAAACAAATATTATTCGTCCATACAATATTATTAATACGCATCAATACCACTTAGTAGGTTCTGGTTCACGAGTTTTTTATTGCAATAAAAAAATGATTCGTGTAACCAATTTATTAGGTAATTCTATTGATATGAAAGGTTTGCAAACTAATCCTTTTGAATCCTTAGATAAAATTATTGCATGTAATGAAGCACCAATTCATATTGTAGATTTTCATGCTGAAACGACAAGCGAAAAGAACGCCCTTTTTTTAGATTTTAAAGGCAAATTATCTTTAGTTTATGGAACTCATACACACATTCCAACAAATGATGCTAGAATCGTTGATCGCACCGCTTTTCAAACCGATTTAGGAATGTGTGGTGCTGCTAATAGTGTGATTGGTGCAAATCCAAGTAGTATTATTCAACGATTTCGTGATCCAAACAAACGTTTCATACTAGAACCAAGTGATGAAAAATATGTTTTTTGTGCTAGTTTAGTTGAAATTGATGATGAGACAAATCAACCCATTAAAATTACTCCTATTGTAATTTATGAAAAATAA
- a CDS encoding ATP-dependent helicase — protein MGVGIDYSRLNQEQKEAVTADLGPQLVIAGAGTGKTSVLTLRIAHLITEKHIHPSRILGFTFTNKAADEMKERVGKTIGVSIPYLSTFHSMCVKILQQDIHYLNYHNNIKIIDADDQEVLLKEIFDQLSIEKKSPIIKKTIKMISKVKNKFFDQSDIMNEKNRKYLEIVDRNDAQKLADIYTIYCDRCFKLNYVDFDDLINLTYKLFAEFPEVLEKWQNKFDYILVDEFQDTNKIQYDLISLLAAKHQNLFVVGDPDQMIYSFRGAEQWIINNFNQNFKNTKVTILKTNYRSTQPILDTANRLIDANNNSYKKNLTAFNTNDHNIPIYLRGQNQIDEANWIARTVKELLEEGTPANQIAILFRSNHYSRTIEQSMMRESIPYTILGSKKFYERAEIKDMIAYLKVVNDLDELSFLRIINTPRRAIGPTTFEHVKHYAINNNLFLFEALAEVEKNHLINNTQKKNILNFVNLIKEIRDEMEDLKLHEVLELIYKKVNYEAYLLENERAEDKIDNVSELKRAMKMYVDRHPDDTINDYLNSIALYLNKDSKDSKENVLLMTVHNSKGLEYENVFVVGMNEGHLPSDRAIDDDPIKGVEEERRIAYVALTRAKKNLYISSACCYDPLARRQVFESRFINEIGFNNLKIINSSFKNNKPEDMPLKSFLKQQEERSWFDSQQKQKEAEDNFYQTMKNDFEIGERIVHTSFGNGVIIGIDGDILTIAFSKYRQPKQISFNHKTIVRRMG, from the coding sequence ATGGGAGTAGGAATTGATTATTCACGCTTAAATCAAGAACAAAAAGAAGCAGTTACAGCAGATTTAGGACCACAATTAGTAATTGCAGGGGCAGGAACAGGAAAAACATCTGTTTTAACTTTACGTATTGCTCATTTAATTACTGAAAAACACATTCATCCATCACGAATTTTAGGTTTTACTTTTACTAACAAAGCTGCTGATGAAATGAAAGAGCGTGTTGGAAAAACAATCGGTGTTTCTATTCCTTATTTAAGTACTTTCCATTCAATGTGTGTAAAGATTTTACAACAAGATATTCATTATTTAAATTATCATAATAATATTAAAATCATTGATGCAGATGATCAAGAAGTTTTACTTAAAGAAATTTTTGATCAATTAAGTATCGAAAAAAAATCGCCAATCATTAAAAAAACGATTAAAATGATCAGTAAAGTTAAAAATAAATTTTTTGATCAAAGCGACATCATGAATGAAAAAAATCGTAAGTATTTAGAAATAGTTGATAGAAATGATGCGCAAAAATTAGCTGATATTTACACAATTTATTGTGATCGTTGTTTTAAATTAAATTATGTTGATTTTGACGATTTAATTAATTTAACTTATAAATTATTTGCTGAGTTTCCAGAAGTTTTAGAAAAATGACAAAATAAATTTGATTATATTCTTGTTGATGAATTTCAAGATACTAATAAAATTCAATATGATTTAATTAGTTTATTAGCAGCTAAACACCAAAATTTATTTGTGGTTGGTGATCCAGATCAAATGATTTATTCATTTAGAGGCGCTGAACAATGAATCATTAATAATTTTAATCAAAATTTTAAAAATACAAAAGTAACAATTTTAAAAACAAATTATCGATCAACTCAACCAATTTTAGACACAGCCAATCGATTAATCGATGCTAATAATAACAGTTACAAAAAGAATTTAACTGCTTTTAACACTAATGATCATAACATACCAATTTATTTACGAGGTCAGAATCAAATTGATGAAGCTAATTGAATTGCTAGAACTGTTAAAGAATTATTAGAAGAAGGTACACCAGCTAACCAAATTGCTATTTTGTTTCGAAGCAATCACTATTCTCGTACAATTGAACAATCAATGATGCGCGAGAGTATTCCTTATACAATTCTTGGTAGTAAAAAGTTTTATGAACGTGCTGAAATCAAGGACATGATTGCTTATTTAAAAGTAGTTAATGATTTAGATGAACTATCTTTTTTAAGAATTATTAATACACCACGTCGTGCGATTGGTCCAACTACGTTTGAACACGTTAAACATTATGCCATAAACAATAATTTATTTTTATTTGAAGCATTAGCTGAGGTTGAAAAAAACCATTTAATAAATAACACACAAAAAAAGAATATTTTAAATTTTGTTAATTTAATTAAAGAAATTCGTGATGAAATGGAAGATTTAAAACTTCATGAAGTTTTAGAATTAATTTATAAAAAAGTTAACTATGAAGCTTATTTATTAGAAAATGAAAGAGCAGAAGATAAAATTGATAATGTTTCTGAATTAAAACGTGCTATGAAGATGTATGTTGATCGTCACCCAGATGATACAATTAATGATTATTTAAATTCAATTGCCTTATATTTAAATAAGGATAGCAAAGATAGTAAAGAAAATGTTTTATTAATGACAGTTCATAATTCTAAGGGTTTAGAATACGAAAACGTTTTTGTTGTTGGTATGAATGAAGGTCATCTTCCCTCTGATCGAGCAATTGATGATGATCCAATTAAAGGGGTTGAAGAAGAGCGAAGAATTGCTTATGTAGCACTAACACGAGCGAAAAAAAATCTTTATATTTCATCTGCTTGTTGTTATGATCCATTAGCAAGAAGACAAGTATTTGAAAGTCGTTTTATTAATGAAATTGGTTTTAATAATTTAAAAATTATAAATAGTAGTTTTAAAAATAATAAACCAGAGGATATGCCATTAAAATCGTTTTTAAAACAACAAGAAGAACGTTCATGATTTGATTCACAACAAAAACAAAAAGAAGCTGAAGATAATTTTTATCAAACAATGAAAAACGATTTTGAAATTGGCGAAAGAATTGTGCACACAAGTTTTGGTAATGGTGTTATTATTGGAATTGATGGTGATATTTTAACAATTGCTTTTAGCAAATATCGTCAACCAAAACAAATTAGTTTTAATCATAAAACAATCGTAAGAAGAATGGGTTAA
- a CDS encoding RDD family protein, which produces MSDKTTLKQENTIEYPVVSALRRAGAGVLDYIFVSILAFLLSLLVFINSNFKISDVFVNNDELAPEPWRLFLMAIIAFFVYCTYYIIIPVFCKSYTLFRWAFSIRMISLVKQNDKKILFVALIKHSLLTWLIFIMINLLAMGFCFAFADASFKSIEAMNEIELKEHYRQIKDLKAYVQSILSLKINDNFTSTTTMAILSILVKSLYSIMGLISCIIVIHMFMNSKKRTLHDQVAKVVLLWMHYEKPKQAPKHKTKREVEIQKIDNLIQELDKI; this is translated from the coding sequence ATGAGTGATAAAACAACCTTAAAACAAGAAAATACTATTGAATATCCTGTTGTTAGCGCACTAAGGCGTGCTGGCGCTGGTGTTTTAGATTATATTTTTGTTTCAATTCTTGCTTTTTTACTATCATTGCTAGTTTTTATTAATAGTAATTTTAAAATTAGTGATGTTTTTGTTAATAATGATGAACTTGCTCCTGAACCTTGACGTTTATTTTTAATGGCAATAATTGCTTTTTTTGTTTATTGCACATACTACATTATCATTCCTGTATTTTGCAAATCTTATACTTTATTTCGATGAGCATTTTCAATTAGAATGATTAGTTTAGTCAAACAAAATGATAAAAAAATTTTATTTGTTGCTTTAATTAAACATAGCTTATTAACTTGATTAATTTTTATCATGATTAATCTATTAGCGATGGGATTTTGTTTTGCTTTTGCTGATGCAAGTTTTAAATCAATTGAGGCGATGAATGAGATTGAGCTAAAAGAACATTATCGTCAAATTAAGGATTTAAAAGCTTATGTGCAATCAATTTTATCTTTAAAAATTAATGATAATTTCACTAGTACTACAACTATGGCTATTTTAAGTATTTTAGTCAAAAGTCTATATTCAATTATGGGATTAATTAGTTGTATTATTGTAATTCACATGTTTATGAATTCAAAAAAACGTACTTTACATGATCAAGTAGCAAAAGTTGTTTTATTATGAATGCATTATGAGAAACCAAAACAAGCACCAAAACATAAAACAAAACGTGAAGTTGAGATTCAAAAAATCGATAACTTAATTCAAGAACTAGATAAAATATAA